The following are from one region of the Aspergillus luchuensis IFO 4308 DNA, chromosome 4, nearly complete sequence genome:
- a CDS encoding HET domain-containing protein (COG:S;~EggNog:ENOG410PQE9;~InterPro:IPR010730;~PFAM:PF06985), which produces MAEECYEPEDAFSTTLVSDGKDEQTALLCDQCRGLELTVDKFIIEAGPSLIHMSTAQHYQPTKSEGKFRVKSGRNWEHFSTLQRLKERRQTCPLCDLIYRAINRYGKNIDDDTSCSLSWEVHGRAPQKSGKGFVNKTRRMKLSWGEISGSRREVYLMLVAPHDPLQPNSDASAKYRKGNHFLGRSLGDRKEKQALIKSWIDLCVKDHELCRDNHGSDGEFRNLIKQSYFGVVDVADMQLKSLPLKEDGSPEPYVALSYVWGQKVQDEPTYTTNRRTVMTHILHGGLETAWERLPRTIQDAMLLVSRLGYRYLWIDSLCIVQDSKSSWQLNASAMHLVYGNAQFTICAADGEDSSVGLRAVKPVLRTMRPVASPREAMASVFDPEDLNEVDSQPMNAECGPGVRLMVSRPLEAVIGDSIWSKRAWTFQERILSRRCLIFAEGRAYWQCREISISQDIHTDGRSKGLSLDPITSPLRTLQLLQSRPLWSYMSYVRMYSGRHLTNQRDALAAFRGVSWLLERYMNTTFVFGLPASHFDLALLWSLSEASSWRKPGRGSQIRQQTCTVDDQGNCTCRAEHDYLRGEEFPTWAWAGWIGARTEYQPGMLESCSGNIQEWLVSHTWIQWHVRDQKGRLQPLWDFISRDSKPRSDPAPQAKRDGLWGGYPAPCSLSSQSRHSEARNGSSRRRADYFEDTRQSRSSNLSQGDPSSSDSDSSRSSPSKGRDPSRRHPREDTSEGATGTESGSWGAYHSMSEKVSRGRRNGERHRNTHKYAYRTNKHYRLHNSKRTVPVGSDSSSNDPELNRQGKALHGDKLYHYAPRPPMHATINSQSLPRMDNYGRLISDSIPHDDTELAAIIPDSPFGVVRRKVGRKKKSSKTPRFMPILQFCTWRSELYVMARDPCKIPVAKGLGAGLRWCDIVDTEGDWCGSIVLDEESAAKRHGHMCTFIALSEAKGFTMDECPTWTYYIPKEREESEWDVYYVLLLERKEEHGLWERAGLGKAFQAAFRGDVWAEIKLG; this is translated from the exons TGTTATGAGCCGGAAGATGCCTTCAGTACCACTTTGGTGTCTGATGGCAAAGACGAACAGACG GCCTTGCTGTGTGACCAATGCCGGGGCCTCGAGCTCACAGTCGACAAATTCATAATCGAAGCAGGACCTTCACTGATCCATATGTCCACCGCTCAACACTACCAGCCGACAAAATCCGAGGGGAAGTTCCGAGTCAAGTCAGGTCGGAACTGGGAGCACTTCAGTACCTTACAGAGGCTTAAGGAGCGACGGCAAACCTGTCCACTCTGCGACCTGATATACCGGGCAATTAACCGGTATGGGAAGAacattgatgatgatacgtCTTGCTCACTTTCCTGGGAAGTCCACGGAAGAGCGCCCCAGAAAAGTGGGAAAGGGTTTGTTAATAAGACCCGCCGAATGAAACTGAGTTGGGGGGAGATCTCAGGTAGCCGGCGGGAGGTTTATTTGATGCTGGTGGCGCCCCATGACCCTCTGCAACCTAATTCCGACGCCTCCGCCAAGTATCGGAAAGGCAATCATTTCTTAGGCCGGAGTCTTGGGGATCGGAAGGAGAAACAGGCCTTGATCAAGAGTTGGATTGACCTGTGTGTGAAAGACCACGAGCTATGCCGAGACAATCATGGTAGCGATGGGGAGTTCAGGAATCTCATCAAGCAATCCTATTTCGGGGTTGTCGATGTGGCAGACATGCAGCTCAAGTCACTGCCCTTGAAAGAGGATGGATCACCCGAGCCTTATGTGGCCCTCAGCTATGTCTGGGGCCAGAAGGTGCAGGACGAGCCCACATATACCACAAACCGTCGAACAGTCATGACCCATATTCTGCACGGGGGGCTTGAGACGGCGTGGGAAAGACTGCCACGGACGATACAAGATGCAATGCTGCTTGTCAGCCGATTGGGCTACCGTTATCTTTGGATCGATTCACTTTGTATTGTCCAAGATAGCAAAAGCTCTTGGCAATTGAACGCCAGCGCAATGCATCTGGTGTACGGCAATGCCCAATTCACCATCTGTGCCGCTGACGGTGAGGATTCCTCCGTTGGACTTCGTGCAGTGAAACCGGTCCTACGAACCATGCGACCGGTGGCAAGTCCACGGGAGGCTATGGCTTCGGTATTTGACCCTGAGGATCTGAACGAGGTTGATTCACAGCCTATGAATGCTGAATGTGGTCCTGGCGTTCGCCTCATGGTATCAAGGCCATTGGAAGCGGTTATCGGCGATTCGATCTGGAGTAAGCGTGCTTGGACCTTTCAAGAACGTATTCTGTCGCGCCGCTGTCTCATTTTTGCTGAGGGTCGCGCTTATTGGCAATGCCGGGAGATCAGCATCTCACAGGACATTCACACGGATGGACGTAGCAAAGGGCTGTCGCTCGATCCAATCACCTCTCCACTGCGAACACTGCAGCTGTTGCAAAGCCGGCCTCTATGGTCCTACATGTCGTACGTCAGAATGTATTCGGGGCGTCATCTGACGAACCAACGTGATGCACTCGCTGCCTTTCGTGGCGTGTCGTGGCTTTTAGAACGTTATATGAATACCACATTCGTTTTTGGTCTGCCAGCCTCTCACTTTGATCTAGCCCTATTGTGGAGCCTGTCAGAGGCTTCGAGTTGGCGAAAACCAGGTCGCGGGTCACAAATTCGACAACAGACTTGTACCGTTGACGACCAGGGGAACTGTACCTGTCGAGCAGAGCACGATTATCTCCGGGGCGAGGAATTTCCCACTTGGGCCTGGGCAGGGTGGATAGGGGCAAGAACGGAATATCAACCGGGGATGTTGGAAAGTTGTTCAGGAAACATTCAAGAATGGCTCGTTTCCCACACTTGGATCCAGTGGCATGTTCGCGATCAGAAAGGGCGTTTGCAACCGTTGTGGGATTTTATATCGAGGGATTCTAAGCCACGTTCTGATCCAGCACCCCAGGCCAAACGAGATGGGCTCTGGGGAGGCTATCCAGCACCGTGCTCTCTCAGCTCCCAGTCGCGGCATTCAGAGGCTAGAAACGGATCGTCGAGAAGACGGGCTGATTATTTTGAGGATACTCGGCAAAGCCGATCGTCAAACCTTTCTCAAGGTGATCCGTCCAGTTCCGACTCGGATTCCTCGAGGTCTTCGCCATCGAAAGGTCGAGACCCCTCAAGACGCCATCCTCGCGAGGATACGTCAGAAGGCGCAACGGGTACAGAATCTG GAAGCTGGGGTGCATATCACTCCATGTCGGAAAAGGTCTCACGAGGTCGCCGTAATGGTGAAAGACACCGCAACACCCACAAATACGCATACAGGACGAACAAACACTACAGACTTCATAATTCGAAGAGGACAGTGCCTGTAGGGTCTGATTCTAGCTCGAATGATCCCGAACTGAATCGACAGGGTAAAGCCCTACATGGTGACAAGTTATATCACTACGCTCCCCGACCACCAATGCACGCCACAATCAATTCCCAAAGTCTGCCTAGAATGGATAATTACGGACGTCTAATATCAGATAGTATACCTCACGATGACACAGAACTGGCTGCAATTATACCTGACAGTCCCTTCGGGGTGGTTCGAAGAAAGGTAGGACGCAAGAAGAAATCATCGAAGACCCCGCGGTTCATGCCAATTCTCCAATTCTGCACGTGGCGTAGCGAGCTGTATGTGATGGCTCGAGATCCTTGCAAGATACCCGTAGCCAAGGGTTTAGGCGCTGGACTGCGTTGGTGTGATATCGTCGATACTGAGGGAGATTGGTGCGGGAGTATTGTTTTAGATGAGGAGAGTGCTGCTAAGCGACATGGTCATATGTGTACCTTCATTGCATTGTCGGAGGCAAAAGGATTCACCATGGATGAATGTCCCACTTGGACGTACTATATTCCCAAGGAGCGGGAGGAGTCGGAATGGGACGTGTACTATGTGCTGCTCctggagagaaaagaagagcacGGACTTTGGGAGAGAGCAGGCTTGGGGAAGGCTTTTCAGGCTGCATTTCGCGGTGATGTTTGGGCAGAGATAAAGCTAGGCTAG